One Pectinophora gossypiella unplaced genomic scaffold, ilPecGoss1.1 Pgos_32, whole genome shotgun sequence genomic window, TTAGAGCcgtgtaaaaaaatgtttaatttgtcatGTATTTCAGCGGCATTTCGTAAATGACTCCTATAAAAATTTACCATCCCTAAGAAACGTCGTAATTGTTGCACAGTTTTTGGCCTTGGAAATGTAGTTATCGCCTTAACTTGCTCATTGGTAGGCTTTAACCCTTCTTGTGTTACATGGAAACCCAAAAAGTCTAATTCTGTTTTTCCAAAGTCGCATTTAGAGAGATTTATAGTTATTCCATATGTGTCTAAGCGTTCAAATATCATCCTTAAATGTTTTCTGTGTTCCGACTCCGATGATGATGCAATGATTACGTCATcgatgtatataaaaataaaatccaaatcccgTAAAACTTCATCATTTAGAAATCTTTGGAAAGTCTGCGCTGCGTTTTTCAATCCGAAGGTCATTCTCGTAAATTCGTAGAGGCCAAAAGGTGTTGTTATTGCGGTTTTTTCAATATCATCTTCTGCGATGCCGATGTTGTGATATGCCCTTTGCAGATCTATtcgtgaaaatatttttttttctgataataggtaagtacagtCTTGAATTCGCGGTATCGGGTATCTGTCGGGTTTTGTTATAGAATTCAGCTGCCTGTAGTCTCCGCAGGGTCGTAGTTCACCATTTTTCTTGTTTACTACATGGAGCGGACTCGCCCAGCTACTCTTTGAGGGTCGACAGATGCCCATATCCAGCATGCGACGAAATTCTGCCTTCACGCGTTTGTACTTATCGGGAGGTAGAGGTCGTGGTCGCGCGTAAACTGGTGAACCTGTAGTCTCGATGTGATGAACTACGGAGTGATGAGGTGATTGTTTAAAACACATAGGTTTTGTGATTTCGGGAAAATCGGCCAACAAGTCACTATATTCGTTGTTATTGTCTATTGTTCGCACTGAAAGTTGATTGGATAACGTCACTGTAGCAACTGAATATATGGTTGTTACGGAATCGATGAGTTTTTTTCTATGAACGTCCACTATTAACTTATGATGGCTTAAAAAGTCTGCGCCGAGAATTGGCTGTTTCACTTCAGCGAGGACGAAGGACCATCGATATGGCCGCCGCAAGTTAAAGTCAAGGTCAAGATATTTTACACCATAGGTTTTTATTTCGGTGCCGTTCGCTGCATACAGTTTATAATTGTCACTTTTATGATTATATAAATGCTTTTTTGTCACTGGTATTACCGAAATATTAGCACCTGTGTCCACTAAGAATTTTAATCCACTATTATTGTCCGTAACACATAAACGGGGAAAAGGGGTGATAGTGCATATCTCCACCTGCGATTGCACCTTGTTTAGTTTCCCTGATCGTCAGACTTTTTCCACGCGCAGGGCTCTGTGCACTTTTTTGCTTGATTCCGAAACTTGTGGTGGTAGTAGCACAACCAATTTGGACTATCAGGCGTGCGGCGACTTTGGTTACGTCGTCCTCGAGATGCAGAGCGTGATCGCCCTCTTCCATAGTCGTTGTTTCTGTACATTCCTCTATATCGTTCCATATCTCTTATTTTCAAGCTCAATTTGGCTATCTCGGCCAATATAAAAGCGTTATCGTTGCTGGTACTGAAGTTTGACGTGGATGCCTGTACTTCTGCTATCTGCAATGGTCTCGATGTTTCCACAATTTTATCCGCTACTGTTGCAAGATTGGTCAAGTCTGTACATTCACTGACTGCTAACACTGCTCGTACCGACGGCGGTAAGTGTCCTTGCCACATAATACGTAAGGTTTCATCAGGTATTTTATCACGTGCTAAATCCTTCATACGACGCAAAAGCTGTGAAGGCCAAGCCAAGCCAAGCTCCATTTCACTTAATAACTTCTGGAATTGCCTTATTTCAGACTCTTCGTACACAGTTAGGAGTCGAGCCTTCAAAGCATCGTATTTCTTCGTTTCGGGCGGCTTCAGAAGTATATCACTAACTTGTTGTATAACATATTTCCCTAGTTTGGCGATTACCATGTTAAATCGCGACTCGTCACTTATCTTCTGCGGTCCTAATATTGCTTCACATTGCACAAACCAAAGCCGTGGCTGGTCGCACCAAAACTCTGGAAGTCGTGATGAAACTGTTACACCAGCTAACTCCGTGATCTCTGTCTTTGATTGTGGCGGCGGCGGTGGTGTTGGTGTCGTCATTGTTGTCTGCTGTTGTAGTCGGGGTCACCACTGTTGTTATCTTGCGTGTGTTCAGATAAATAAAATCCAATAGTCGATACATGCGTTTATTGAGAGAGGTTACACGACACTGAATCATTATTACAAATAGGAACGTTTATAGGTAGATCTATCATAACACGATACATTATGTAGTGCCATATTCGGCACAAAGTGTGGGGTGTCAAACTATTCGTCTTGACACAAGGAATCTTATAATCTAATACacatcaaaaatattaaaaggacTACCAAGTAATTCTGAAGAAACTGAAGTTTCAGTATTTTGGCTGAAACTCCGAAAACACTCGactgaaaaatgtaaaaataaatataggcgCTAAGCAAATTAGCGCGCAAGCAACAGTCCACTAAAAATATGAATTGCCACAGTATTTAAGGAGCTACAGCCGTCGAAAATTAAAACTTCAATTAGTAATAAATCCGCTGAAAACAGCTGGAAAATTCTGGAACCTCTTCGGGAAGTTTTGATGTTCCGCGCCGCTTCCTCCGGGGTTTGTGCGAACTCGCTGTCGCCACTGGATCACGTGTCGCGTGGCCACGTTGTTTCGGTTTTATTAAGCTCGTTAAAACCtaaatacttaccggcaccgaCGCAGGTCGCAGCAGTCTCGTCGTAGAGGCCCTGCTGCTCGTcgtcgtgtgcgttaccccaacaagaaagtatctcctagagttatatgagtagaacgtatagttggtgccttatctgctgtaaatgtgcccccacataaaaaatgtgtgccccctgtcgtttcgaaaaaaaatcgaaaaaacgattcttgctggggtaacgtttttctagcaggaaaattctaaacgaatgatcggagagagaaaaactgtgcatggccagatagcttatatgtgtgccaaaatgtgcccccaaaaataaaatctgtgccccttcagattttcgagatattgcatttcctgctggagtaacgttttgatgaatagtatatctctaaaaccattgcatgtgcccctgtagaataaacatacgcgagtagctcttaatgtgtgcccctttgtgccccaattagattttagaaaatatttatagttttcaagttatcgcggttttatgaaaacccgaaaaaacatcgcagcgcctaaatgagacaaggcataacttcgctgaaaactgtattcggtctttcttgacgctaataataaccatacaaagtttcaaaaatgttcatgcatgcgtttttgaataatcttgctaaaagtaaaaacgatggtgtcataactttgacggcaaaatacaaggaactggcacaatcccagatgtgtaggtgtaaaccaaaatcttgtgcctttagtcaaaaatatatggtgaaaatattgagcttcaaatgttacgcattaagtaaatataaacaaaaaaccaaaatatgtaaacaacggctggttatccgaccaaatttgaatgactactaaaaagcgacggattcatacatatcgatgaccttctttactttactcactaaccggttcacacgtgttgtgcctgagtacactgaagtagaaaagtaataactaataaaataaagttgttattggattatattttaatagctgtttctatgaccttacacatgattaagtacatttataagagccattttcaaataaaatgtacatgtgactaacatgctcaaaatcgtgaccaaactgttttgtgacatacctgtatttttatactaatgtaaataataatttccacatcaacaagctgtttcatttatatagtcacaaggtgcatttaatatattttttaattagccctcaaaacttttgaacgcgactgtaaggacaacagcttaggtataatacgtccaataaagaaggtcctcgttaagtatgaatccgtcgctttttagtagtcattcagatttggtcggataaccagccgttgtttacatattttggttttttgtttatatttacttaatgcgtaacatttgaagctcaatattttcaccatatatttttgactaaaggcacaagattttggtttacacctacacatctgggattgtgccagttccttgtattttgccgtcaaagttatgacaccatcgtttttacttttagcaagattattcaaaaacgcatgcatgaacatttttgaaactttgtatggttattattagcgtcaagaaagaccgaatacagttttcagcgaagttatgccttgtctcatttaggcgctgcgatgttttttcgggttttcataaaaccgcgataacttgaaaactataaatattttttaaaatctaattggggcacaaaggggcacacattaagagctactcgcgtatgtttattctacaggggcacatgcaatggttttagagatatactattcatcaaaacgttactccagcaggaaatgcaatatctcgaaaatctgaaggggcacagattttatttttgggggcacattttggcacacatataagctatctggccatgcacagtttttctctctccgatcattcgtttagaattttcctgctagaaaaacgttaccccagcaagaatcgttttttcgattttttttcgaaacgacagggggcacacattttttatgtgggggcacatttacagcagataaggcaccaactatacgttctactcatataactctaggagatactttcttgttggggtaacgcacacctcgtcgtcgacgcgacggcgaAGCATTGTAGAGCACGATGGAATCTCAACGCAACAAACCACTTCTAtactatttgtgtttatctaatagacaataaaataagaattatagcttttaagtagataggtactttttaacgttctcactttcattatgtgaaaaagacagaaagttaaagatcttacaattataatacctaattatgtttatatggctaacttttttaCGATTTCATAGATTAGTACCttattggtgccgattcctgcaaacaccaacttaaatctaaatttatcttagaaaacctaattttaatttagtttagcaAAAAGTGCAATTCTGGCTTTCTGGTcgtctaaatttatttatttatttattcaatcttacaACTATCATTACAGGTTATACCTAATGCGACAGTGTATCTTATATAATGTGTAACTTataataacttataaatacGATCTTAATTTAACTAAACATTATAAcaaattacaaacaatattgTCCTTGTGAATTCACTCTGAGAGCAGCAGAATACATCGATTCTTTCTGCCACCATATTCATATCGCATAACGCGCGCGTGAACGGTGCCTTCGCGAGCAAGTTAGTACGAGAACGTGGTACCGCCAGCAAGCTcggccgtcgccgccgccacaCATACCTATCAGGCGCACACAGCCCTATTAACAGCAACACCTCCGGGTTGTGCATCTTTCCCCGCAACAGTTTAAATATATAATCCGCGAGTGCTGCGTCCCTCCGTGTCTCCAGCTTGTTGTACCCCACCATACCGAGCACGAATAGCGTAGGATACATCAACGGAAAGAATGGATAGACCCCGTACAACCTCAGATATAAGTGACGTGTGAATTTATTTTGTACGCGTTCAAGCATCGCCTTATACTTAGCCTCATGAGGTCCCCATATCATTGCATTATACTCTAGATTACTCCTTACTAAAGCGTCATACAGAGCCTTCACCGCTGTGATGTTTGTAAACTTATATGTTTGCCTAAGTATGAACCCTAAGTTTCTGTACGCTTTCTTGCAAATGTTAATTATGTGTTCACGGTATGATAACTCAGCATTAATATTGACCCCAAGATCCCGTACTTTCGTGACACGCTGCATCGGTACCGCTTCTACCATATACTGGTTGTGCAGAGGAGATCTAGCTCGACTAAACGTGATCACCGAGCATTTGGCCgcattaaaaaacaatttgttagaATGACTCCACTCTACCACTCTATTTATGTCACTCTGCAAGCGGTCGCAGTCTGAGCTGTCTTTTATGGCTAGCAATAACTTAGGTCATCTGCAAATAGTAAACATTTGCAGTACTTAACGACCTCTGGTAAATCGTTCACCATTAATATAAATTCGAGGGGACCCAAATTACTCCCCTGACTTATACCTGAACGAGTGTAATATGGTTCAGACTCATACCCATTGAACTCAACATACTGTTGCCTATCTCTCATGTAACTTGCAAAGAATTCGAGCAGATGTGAGGTGCAGCCCACGGTCGCCAGCTTCTCTAACAAGATGTCATTGTCAACGGTGTCGAAAGCCTTCCTAAAATCGAAGTACGCAACGTCCACCTGCTGTCCCGCATCCACTGCGGGATCTACATAGGTCATGAAGATGAACAGGTTGGTCGCCGTACTGCGCGCTGGACGAAACCCGTGCTGTGCGTCCGCTAGCACACCGCACACCTGATCGTAAACTTTGCTATGGATGGCCGATTCAAACACCTTCGCCGGAGTTGACAATACAGCCACTGGTCGGTATCCACTTACTTCCGCCCCCGCACTGCCCTTGGGCACGGGAATTACTCGTGTCGTTCTCCAACGAGCGGGAATGGTTGCGCTCTCGAGacagatattaaaaatatactgcAACGGTTCGGCCATTACCAGACCGCAATCCTTAAATAAGAACGCCGGTATGCCATCCGGACCAGCTGAGTGCTTCGGCTTTAGACGTGTCAGCGCGTCCTTGACGTCCCGCAGGCTCAGGCTGTGCACCTGCACGCACGCGCTGCTCGGGTCGGCGGCCAGCGCCGCCGCTCTAGCGTCCAGCTTTGGCACCTCCTTGCTATATACAGTCTGAAAAAACGACGCGAATTCCTTAGCACATTCTAGATCATTAAGAATTTCCCCGTCCCTAACAATACTCTGCCTATTTCCTGCACTCCTTTTAGACCGAATGTA contains:
- the LOC126380968 gene encoding uncharacterized protein LOC126380968, whose translation is MTTPTPPPPPQSKTEITELAGVTVSSRLPEFWCDQPRLWFVQCEAILGPQKISDESRFNMVIAKLGKYVIQQVSDILLKPPETKKYDALKARLLTVYEESEIRQFQKLLSEMELGLAWPSQLLRRMKDLARDKIPDETLRIMWQGHLPPSVRAVLAVSECTDLTNLATVADKIVETSRPLQIAEVQASTSNFSTSNDNAFILAEIAKLSLKIRDMERYRGMYRNNDYGRGRSRSASRGRRNQSRRTPDSPNWLCYYHHKFRNQAKKCTEPCAWKKSDDQGN